One Pseudomonas rhizophila DNA window includes the following coding sequences:
- a CDS encoding hybrid sensor histidine kinase/response regulator: protein MLEDAPKTALINQEQRFRLLIDAVVDYAIYMTDPSGIITSWNSGARRFKGYEESEILGQHFSRFYTDQDRADGLPQRALDTALREGRFEGEGWRVRKDGTLFWSHVVIDPIIDSQSGDLLGFAKITRDLTDRKMAEETLKQSEQQFRLLVQSVTDYAIYMLDPDGQVTNWNLGAQRIKGYLPAEAIGRHFSMFYTPEDRDAGEPQRALSIAASEGRFEKRGWRLRKDGTRFMAHVVIDAIRNDTGTLLGFAKITRDITDATRAQQALEQAREALFQSQKLQAIGQLTGGIAHDFNNLLTVILGNLEIVRKRMPSDPKLIQLLDNATQGALRGVSLTQRMLAFARRQKLSSESVELSALVQGISGLLQSSIGPSIHIQTDFAQALSPVLADVNQLELAILNLATNARDAMPQGGRILISAQERSDTEAGKDAPMAPGRYICLSITDEGEGMDEATLASAVDPFFTTKGVGKGTGLGLSMVHGLAEQLGGRLILKSRKGEGTTAELWLPIADNSAPDKVPAQATTTPSVNELRVLVVDDDSLVLTSTRLLIEDLGHRVLCAPSAAQALQMYELNPDIDLVITDMAMPQMDGAQLAKLLRDRHPTLPIILATGYAERLEGFATQLPRLTKPFKQIDLVQVIGQAMK, encoded by the coding sequence ATGCTCGAAGACGCCCCCAAGACCGCACTCATCAATCAGGAACAGCGTTTTCGCCTGCTCATCGACGCCGTGGTCGACTACGCCATCTACATGACCGACCCCTCCGGCATCATCACCAGTTGGAACTCCGGTGCCAGGCGTTTCAAAGGCTATGAAGAATCCGAGATCCTAGGCCAGCACTTCTCACGCTTCTACACTGACCAGGATCGCGCCGACGGTCTTCCGCAACGGGCGCTGGACACGGCCCTGCGCGAGGGGCGTTTCGAAGGCGAGGGCTGGCGGGTGCGCAAGGACGGAACGTTGTTCTGGTCCCATGTCGTCATTGATCCGATCATCGATAGCCAGAGCGGCGACTTGCTTGGCTTTGCCAAGATCACCCGGGACCTGACCGATCGCAAGATGGCCGAGGAAACCCTCAAGCAAAGCGAACAGCAGTTTCGCCTGTTGGTGCAAAGCGTCACCGATTACGCCATCTACATGCTCGATCCAGACGGCCAGGTGACCAACTGGAACCTGGGCGCGCAACGGATCAAGGGCTATCTTCCCGCGGAAGCCATCGGCCGGCATTTTTCGATGTTCTATACCCCTGAGGACCGTGACGCCGGTGAGCCTCAACGGGCCTTGAGCATCGCCGCCAGTGAAGGGCGCTTTGAAAAAAGGGGCTGGCGGTTACGCAAGGATGGCACCCGGTTCATGGCTCATGTGGTCATTGACGCGATCCGCAACGACACGGGGACGCTACTGGGTTTTGCCAAGATCACCCGCGACATCACCGATGCCACCCGTGCGCAGCAAGCCTTGGAACAGGCTCGCGAGGCGCTGTTCCAGTCACAGAAACTGCAAGCCATCGGCCAGCTCACCGGAGGCATCGCCCATGACTTCAATAACCTGCTGACGGTGATCCTCGGCAACCTGGAAATTGTGCGCAAGCGCATGCCCAGCGATCCAAAACTCATCCAACTGCTGGATAACGCCACCCAGGGCGCGCTGCGCGGTGTTTCGCTGACGCAACGGATGCTCGCGTTCGCCCGCAGACAGAAACTGTCCTCCGAATCGGTCGAGCTGTCGGCGCTGGTGCAGGGCATCAGTGGTTTATTGCAAAGCTCCATCGGCCCTTCGATCCACATTCAGACCGACTTTGCCCAGGCGCTTTCGCCGGTGTTGGCCGATGTCAACCAACTGGAACTGGCCATCCTGAACCTGGCGACCAACGCTCGGGATGCCATGCCGCAGGGGGGGCGGATCCTGATCTCGGCCCAGGAACGCTCCGACACCGAGGCCGGCAAGGACGCGCCGATGGCACCAGGGCGATACATTTGCCTGTCCATCACCGACGAGGGCGAGGGCATGGACGAGGCGACGCTGGCTTCGGCCGTGGACCCGTTTTTCACCACCAAAGGGGTAGGCAAGGGCACTGGCCTGGGCCTGTCCATGGTGCATGGCTTGGCCGAGCAATTGGGTGGCCGCCTGATACTCAAGAGCCGCAAAGGCGAGGGCACTACCGCTGAGCTGTGGTTGCCGATAGCCGACAACTCGGCGCCAGACAAAGTGCCGGCCCAGGCCACGACGACACCCTCGGTGAACGAGCTACGGGTGTTGGTCGTGGACGATGACAGCCTGGTACTGACCAGCACCCGGCTGCTGATCGAAGACCTGGGCCACCGCGTGCTTTGCGCCCCATCGGCGGCTCAGGCGCTACAGATGTATGAGCTCAATCCGGACATCGACCTGGTGATCACCGACATGGCCATGCCGCAGATGGATGGTGCGCAATTGGCGAAACTGTTGCGTGATCGTCATCCGACCTTGCCCATCATCCTGGCCACCGGCTACGCCGAACGCCTGGAAGGGTTCGCCAC
- a CDS encoding ATP-dependent DNA helicase — protein MTQEPGYSIAVRALCEFTAKTGDLDLRFTPSPTAMEGIVGHRTVASRRSEGYQAEVSLEGRYQTLKIKGRADGYDPACNRIEEVKTYRGDLDKQPANHRQLHWAQAKIYGWLMCQKLQLPRIDVALVYFDIVSEKETCLTQSFEAAQLEVFFEQQCALFLAWAEQEMAHRQARNLGAQTLAFPHAGFRTGQRHLAESVFKAISTGRCLMAQAPTGIGKTVGTLFPMLKALAPQRLDKVFFLTAKTPGRKLALDAARVITQSAPSMPLRVLEMIARDKACEHPDKACHGEACPLARGFYDRLPHARAAASQITLLDQAALRDIALAHDICPYYLSQEMARWADVVVADYNYYFDFSALLFGLAQANGWTVATLVDEAHNLVERGRQMYSATLDQSALAAVRKTAPETLKKALQRVNRQWNALHEPQVAVYQAYEKPPEKLLQALSLCTTAISDYLNDHPQGLDSALQAFYFDALQFARVAESFDEHFLFDIHKREYGRQRSASTLCLRNVVPAAFLRPRLTAARSSVLFSATLSPRHYYADLLGTPTDTVWIDVESPFQAQQLDVQVVSRISTRFAHRQASLEPIVALMARQFSERPGNYLAFFSSFDYLQQVAGLFAERHPQIATWSQSRGMGEAPRQAFLERFMEHSQGIGFAVLGGAFGEGIDLPGSRLIGAFIATLGLAQFNPVNEQMKLRMAAIFGDGYDYTYLYPGLQKVVQAAGRVIRTQQDRGMVMLIDDRFAEARVQHLLPRWWSVSQEQHNCCGSELAPTKDLW, from the coding sequence ATGACCCAGGAACCTGGCTACAGCATCGCCGTTCGGGCACTGTGCGAGTTCACCGCCAAGACCGGCGACCTGGACCTGCGCTTCACGCCGTCACCCACGGCCATGGAAGGGATCGTCGGCCATCGCACCGTGGCCTCGCGGCGTAGCGAGGGTTACCAGGCCGAAGTGAGCCTGGAGGGCCGCTACCAGACGCTGAAGATCAAAGGCCGGGCGGATGGCTACGACCCGGCCTGCAACCGCATCGAAGAAGTGAAGACCTACCGGGGCGACCTGGACAAGCAACCGGCCAATCATCGCCAGTTGCATTGGGCCCAGGCGAAAATCTACGGCTGGTTGATGTGCCAGAAGTTGCAACTGCCGCGGATCGACGTGGCGCTGGTCTACTTCGACATCGTCAGCGAAAAGGAAACCTGCCTCACGCAAAGCTTTGAAGCGGCGCAGCTTGAGGTTTTCTTTGAACAACAGTGCGCGCTGTTCCTCGCCTGGGCCGAACAGGAGATGGCTCACCGACAGGCGCGCAACCTCGGCGCTCAGACGCTGGCATTTCCTCACGCCGGCTTTAGGACAGGGCAACGCCACCTGGCTGAGTCGGTGTTCAAGGCCATCAGCACCGGCCGCTGCCTGATGGCCCAGGCGCCCACCGGCATTGGCAAAACCGTTGGCACCTTGTTTCCGATGCTCAAGGCACTGGCGCCACAGCGACTGGACAAGGTGTTCTTCCTCACGGCCAAGACCCCAGGGCGCAAACTGGCGCTGGATGCGGCCCGAGTGATTACCCAAAGCGCGCCCTCGATGCCGTTGCGGGTGCTGGAGATGATCGCTCGGGACAAAGCCTGCGAGCACCCGGACAAGGCCTGCCATGGCGAAGCCTGCCCGTTGGCCCGCGGGTTCTACGATCGGCTGCCGCACGCCCGTGCGGCGGCGAGCCAGATCACGCTGCTCGATCAGGCGGCGTTGCGCGATATTGCTCTGGCCCATGATATCTGCCCGTACTACCTGAGCCAGGAAATGGCCCGCTGGGCAGACGTGGTGGTCGCTGACTACAACTATTACTTTGACTTCAGCGCCTTGCTCTTTGGTCTGGCCCAGGCCAATGGCTGGACCGTCGCGACCCTGGTGGACGAAGCCCACAATCTGGTGGAGCGAGGGCGGCAGATGTACAGCGCGACCCTCGATCAGTCCGCTTTGGCGGCAGTGCGCAAAACCGCGCCCGAGACGTTGAAGAAGGCCTTGCAGCGGGTCAATCGCCAGTGGAACGCGTTGCATGAGCCCCAGGTTGCGGTCTATCAGGCGTATGAAAAACCACCGGAGAAACTGCTCCAGGCCCTGTCGCTGTGCACCACGGCTATCAGCGATTACCTCAATGACCATCCCCAGGGCCTGGACAGCGCTTTACAGGCGTTCTACTTCGATGCCTTGCAGTTTGCCCGGGTGGCGGAGTCCTTTGACGAGCACTTTTTGTTCGACATACACAAGCGTGAATACGGCCGCCAGCGAAGCGCATCGACCCTGTGCCTGCGCAATGTAGTGCCGGCCGCCTTCCTGCGACCCAGGCTGACGGCGGCCCGCAGCAGCGTGCTGTTTTCCGCCACCCTGAGTCCGCGGCATTATTATGCTGACCTGTTGGGCACCCCGACGGACACGGTCTGGATCGACGTGGAGTCGCCATTCCAGGCGCAACAGCTTGATGTACAGGTTGTCAGCCGGATCTCCACCCGCTTTGCCCACCGCCAGGCGTCCCTGGAACCTATCGTCGCGTTGATGGCCCGCCAGTTCAGCGAGCGCCCGGGCAATTACCTGGCCTTCTTCAGCAGTTTTGACTACTTGCAGCAAGTGGCCGGACTGTTTGCCGAGCGCCATCCGCAGATTGCCACCTGGTCGCAATCACGCGGCATGGGCGAAGCACCCCGGCAGGCGTTCCTTGAACGATTCATGGAACACAGCCAGGGGATTGGGTTTGCGGTGTTGGGCGGTGCATTCGGGGAGGGCATCGATTTACCGGGTTCGCGCCTGATCGGGGCGTTCATCGCGACCCTGGGGCTGGCGCAGTTCAACCCGGTCAACGAGCAGATGAAGCTGCGCATGGCGGCTATTTTCGGCGATGGCTACGACTACACTTACCTGTATCCCGGCCTGCAAAAAGTGGTGCAGGCTGCGGGGCGTGTCATTCGTACACAGCAGGATCGTGGGATGGTGATGTTGATCGACGATCGATTTGCTGAGGCGAGGGTGCAGCACTTGTTGCCGCGTTGGTGGTCAGTTAGTCAAGAGCAGCACAACTGCTGTGGGAGTGAGCTTGCTCCCACAAAGGATCTGTGGTGA